Proteins encoded in a region of the Vicia villosa cultivar HV-30 ecotype Madison, WI linkage group LG5, Vvil1.0, whole genome shotgun sequence genome:
- the LOC131607856 gene encoding beta-amyrin 28-monooxygenase-like translates to MMMIMIKFIALPTVLALFVIFVHFMTRIIKLRKLNLPKGTLGLPIIGETLEFFKANLEGKQIRFIQERMKKYNSRVFKTSIFGENIAVFCGTAGNKFLFSNENKNVQVWWPSSVRKLLRLSLLTKVGDDAKITRRLLMSFLNPETLRNYLPKMDRIAQHHINTHWKGKEQVVVHPIIRVYTFELACCLFLSMEDPIQLSNLSSYFEEFLKGLIGFSINFPGTRFHKSMKAADAIKKEVKLIMKKRKVDLQEKKASPTQDLLSHLLVTPDTTGRFMSEVEILDNMLLLVFAGHDTSSSVISLVMKYLGDLPEVYEQVLKEQLEISEGKEEGELLQWEDVQKMKHSWNFTSEVMRLSPPVGGGYRNATKDFTYADCNIPIDWKLYWSTHTHMDPKLFTNPEKFDASRFEGEGPVPYSYVPFGGGPRMCLGQEFARLEILVFMHNIVKRFKWDLVNPDENFKYDPLLEPEKGLPIQLHPSHYTS, encoded by the exons atgatgatgataatgattaaGTTCATAGCTTTACCAACAGTTTTGGCACTTTTTGTTATCTTTGTGCATTTCATGACAAGAATTATCAAACTCAGAAAGCTGAATCTTCCTAAGGGAACCTTAGGATTACCTATCATTGGAGAAACCTTAGAGTTTTTCAAAGCAAATCTTGAGGGGAAACAAATAAGGTTCATACAAGAGAGAATGAAGAAATATAATTCAAGGGTTTTCAAGACATCAATATTTGGAGAGAATATTGCAGTGTTTTGTGGAACAGCAGGGAACAAATTCCTATTCAGCAATGAAAACAAGAATGTTCAAGTGTGGTGGCCTAGTTCAGTTAGGAAGCTGTTAAGGTTGTCTCTTCTTACTAAAGTTGGTGATGATGCAAAGATAACTAGAAGGTTGCTTATGAGTTTTCTTAATCCAGAAACACTCAGAAATTACCTGCCAAAAATGGATAGGATTGCTCAGCATCATATCAACACACATTGGAAAG GGAAGGAACAGGTTGTTGTCCATCCAATAATACGAGTATACACATTTGAATTGGCTTGCTGCTTATTTTTAAGCATGGAAGATCCTATCCAATTATCAAACCTTTCATCATATTTTGAAGAATTTCTCAAAGGGTTGATTGGCTTCTCCATCAATTTTCCTGGAACAAGGTTTCATAAGTCAATGAAAGCTGCAGATGCAATAAAGAAAGAAGTTAAATTGATTATGAAGAAAAGGAAAGTGGATTTGCAAGAAAAGAAAGCTTCACCTACACAAGACCTTCTGTCACATTTACTTGTTACACCTGACACAACTGGAAGGTTTATGAGTGAAGTGGAGATTCTTGATAACATGTTACTACTTGTTTTCGCTGGCCATGACACTTCTAGTTCCGTAATATCATTGGTCATGAAGTATCTCGGAGATTTGCCTGAAGTTTATGAACAAGTGTTGAAAG AACAACTTGAAATTAGCGAAGGAAAAGAGGAAGGAGAGTTATTACAGTGGGAGGATGTTCAAAAAATGAAACACTCTTGGAATTTTACATCTGAAGTTATGAGGCTGTCGCCGCCCGTCGGTGGTGGTTACAGAAATGCTACGAAGGATTTCACCTATGCCGATTGTAACATCCCTATTGATTGGAAG TTGTATTGGAGCACTCATACACACATGGATCCAAAACTGTTTACAAATCCTGAAAAATTTGATGCGTCAAGATTTGAAGGAGAAGGACCAGTACCTTATTCATATGTTCCATTTGGAGGAGGACCTAGGATGTGTTTGGGACAAGAGTTTGCTCGGTTAGAGATACTCGTGTTTATGCATAATATTGTGAAACGTTTCAAGTGGGATTTAGTTAATCCTGATGAGAATTTCAAGTATGATCCTTTGCTAGAACCTGAAAAAGGACTTCCGATTCAACTTCATCCTTCCCATTACACATCATAA
- the LOC131603326 gene encoding receptor protein-tyrosine kinase CEPR2-like → MPYGNLFEALDRNIKDEKVAWDWGQRYKIALEGAKGICYFHHECSQPVIHRDIKSTSISLDEDYESKFIDFGVSEKSQMGYSFFVDTHGYIAPD, encoded by the exons ATGCCATATGGTAATCTTTTTGAAGCACTTGATAGAAATATAAAAGATGAGAAGGTTGCTTGGGATTGGGGTCAGAGGTATAAAATTGCATTGGAAGGTGCAAAAGGGATTTGCTATTTTCATCACGAATGTTCTCAACCTGTTATTCATAGGGATATAAAATCTACCAGCATCTCGCTTGATGAAGATTATGAGTCAAAATTTATTGATTTTGGTGTTTCTGAAAAATCTCAGATGGGTTATAGCTTTTTTGTTGACACACATGGTTATATTGCTCCAG ATTAG